Below is a genomic region from Culicoides brevitarsis isolate CSIRO-B50_1 chromosome 2, AGI_CSIRO_Cbre_v1, whole genome shotgun sequence.
GTTTAAAGTCATAAGAATATCCAGTTTTTTAGATTGGATATGACAATAAAGTTTTCTGAAATTCACTTTATCAGAAAGCTATTAATCAAAGCCAAAATTTTATCTGAGCAAAAAATAAGAGTgttccataaaaatatatttttagtttttatacaaaaactgTTTCTTAGAagcttaaaacaaaaaaaaaatcatgatatttgaagtttgaaaataataaaaaacattattttcgtaaaactttgcttttttcttgcttgttctttttgtgtttaatataaatgtaaatttatgttttttattttattatttattattatttttcttatttatttaaaatatcattaaaatgaaaatgaaaataaatgagtatctgaacaattttctttaagatACCTACATAcatgaattttgtaattattttcttttttgatctCACTAACATTGAGTGAAAAAGAGACTCGTTAAGAAAAAGAGAGTGTTTCTATATTTATCaacacctttttttatttatgtaagtgtcattttccatttttcaaatcttttcgCTTTTTAATTTGTCGTATACATCGTTATATAtcttaaattgataaataaaattaaagtttcttctttgacatgtacaattattaaaattattaaaaaactataatcatcaataatattcaaaaaaattgaagaaataaaaaatttgaatgcatgtgttttaaataaaatagttaagAATGTTACACAAATCTCGTCGCGTTGGCTGTCTTCaagtacaaatttttagtgTGGCATAGTAAtctaaattttcttcgaaCACTATTTCTGTGACTTCGATCACTGAGAAGTGTTATCAAGATTAAAAGTATCTTGCTTATCATAATATAATTACTATTCGAGatattgtgttttatttttgtgtatttttgccaagtttttgtaatataattaattatggcTCAACTTACGTCACTTCGGGATATTTTTCCAATTGTGCTTTATTCTtctttcttcttaaaattcttttactgGCTGCCtttatcttcatttttaaagatgtACTTTATTCTTGAttcttttgtgtatttatttttgtttgtctgtaAAATGTCTTTTCGACTTTATATTTCTCGTTGAGAGTATTGGTTttattcaacacaaaaaaaaacacccgAAGATTGGGAATTTAAGTTATCGGAGACACTCTTTCGTTGATAATGAAGATCTTACTGCGATTTTTAAATCGTTCGCTCTTCATAAACTACGTAATTAATTGTCGCATGCAAGAAATATTGTTGCAAATGTTCAGGCTTAtaagttcatttttaaacCCTTgtataatgaatttaattttgaagagaaAACTGCACACACGAtcaattacacttttttttctcttaatataTTCAGTTGAATATTATAAGAGATTTTTGTGTGATATAACACGTtgacgttgttgttgtattataAGTAAAGGCATGCTTTTAGAAATCACTAGAAGTATTCAAATTTGTACACGTTGGATCTCTCATTTCTATGATTTGCACTGTCTCGTATATCgacttttgtaataaatatcaaCTTCAAAATGTACAAGCAAATTTCCAAACTTCATGTAAGTAAGTGCACCGGTAAACTAGTTTAAATTGCTGCACATTAGCCAACGTGTCTGCAGCTTTActccaataataaaattaaatattttgcataagTTGTTGATTATAATACTGTTGCAAAAACCTTTCATTTTCTGTATGTAACtgcactttttaaaattttatcaccaaactttttcttttcatattttatttcctcaatattttataattatttttttagaaacaaatgattttttatctttgtGAGAATTAAGCATGTAAACGCCgagtaatttatataaaaatagaaattgaaatcttaaacttttttttccacaaattagaaaaataaaagtgactATAACGGCGTGgttattttatgtataaaaacaagaaaaaacacgACAGCGCGAAACTGTTTATTCGACAAGCGCTAAAAACAAAAtgctaaataaaatgtaagagACGACTACTCTTTTGAATCTATGTTGCctgcaaaaagttttttatacttttgtgTTGAAATATGCACACTCGATGTCGTCTCTTCCGTAGATACAGCAGCACAGATAGTGAATACAAACCGCGCGCATATGTGGTCAGTCAATATTTACACATGTTCGGGTTTTTGTAAAGTTAGTTGATTCTACAGTGTAGAAACGTTGTTCGCCGCATTCAACTCAAAACAACGATATGAagcttttattaataaaataataatatagatACGTTGTTATTACTGAGACATAGCggtatattaaatatatatgtatagagtattaatgttttattttttttttcttaaaaaatctataacaACCATATATcgccaataataataatatgtcgCGTATAgagtttttcaattaattacaaaaaagtttttcagtcaatttaaaaaaattaaatcgtcaTTCAATTAGAACATTTTTATAGGCATGGATGTTGATGAATATGAGGACAAATAAATTACGAAATGCGaatacttttttcaattcttcttatggttttgttttttacAATACCATAACTGTTAAATGCCTTAATTTCTTATGAATACTTGTACCTGATGAGAATCCGCTTTCTTAAACATCTTCCATGTAGTTATATGTTTTATGTATGCATAAAATTGCGAACGAACATTCATTAACAACGTCTGGTTTTGTACCTTTAACATACACGTATGTCATGATATGGtaaaaatgaaacaacaaAGAATTCCAACaggtgcattttttatttagtattataagtacagtttttaaaaacaatttaaatcatttttttcgaagtaTATACGATCAATGTATCTGAAGATAATGACAATGTTCTCTCATATATGCCAAAGGAGACAACAATAATCAGCTATAAAACTTTTCCTGTTATTTGTAACCCATTTCACATATTACTCTTGTCATTATGAACGATTCAAGAATTGTCTTCTCAGAGCCAAACTTGAGAGATATGTaaatgaaatgtaaaatttacgaaacatgacaaaattgtcattaaaaatattgggaatcataaaaaatgtgaaagtaTTAAACATAACCGTTCACATATCAATATAATATTAACACTTGTGTACAAGGACATTCATTTGCTtatttaaacacttttttttcttattcaaaatttacgcATGGAAAAGGAATAAACATGCTATACTTTAAcacataaattgaaaaaagtactTTAGACGTTTTTTTACTAACATAAGatagaaaatataataaaagattATGATCATGATAAAACATACtattaaaacagaaaaaaataaatgataatcatgaaaaagaagaatatTCTGAACttcatttacaaaattatatgCCTTTCTGTGTCAAATCCAAAATTACTCGAAATTTGTGATTACATATAGTTTTTCGTCAGTCTGTTACTATGCACAATATTGTCTGCCAAAATTGTAATTCATATTAAAGAAAAGGAAAGTATATGAAATAAGACGAaagtgtaaataataaataggtTGCGAAAATTTTCTGGTCGATGTGTAAACAACAAACACTTTATAGTATATCATCATATATGTATATCAGTCATTCTCATTACATCGAATAATTTTGGATGGTTTACTTATCTTTTCAACGTGTATAAGAACATATCAGTATacttcttaattattttcttgttgGAGTGTTGTGTACATAAAAGAAAgatttggttgatttttttctgtactgcTTAAGTAAGAGTTCAAGTATGTACTGAatgtttttatattgattCATTCAATAATAACTAACAGGAAAACAATAACACGAGTGTATTATGAGCGTCATTCAATATTTGATGTCGTCGTTATATGCATGTGTTCTATCTATATTTCTATAATTTCATTATaatgtatatatatatattcaaTGTCAAccttttagacatttttgttGGGtaagtaaatgaaaaattttgaagtttcgGTTTAAACAATAAAGTCGTAGTATGTCATGGAGACGCCAATTGTAACACGAAGAAAGTAAGAAAGGGAGAGTCTCAATTGTCaaagtcaataaatttattacacataaaaagaagaaaaacataaaatacttACGAAGGACATGGCGACGGTGTATTGTTCCGTGTATGATTAAGAATTGATGATTCATCCGTGTCACTTTCGGAAACCTGCACGAAACCCAAtttgtttttgtgcttttttgaCTGCTTCTTACTTGGCGGTAACAAGTGATTATTCGACATTAtctctatttttatttcgataaaattgctttgattgattttcacATATACGTATTTAACATCGATACATCATTCTACTTTTATGTTTAGTATagtgtcataaatttttaaacaattaaaaataggtAATGAAGGAGGAGAACTtgtaattatttcttatttgaTGGGATCTATCGACAcatatatatatgtatataaatataagtaaaaagtttttttttaattgtaataacTACCTTACACGTCGTGAAATTTCACTGATAagatacaagttttttttttgaatttctatatgagaaactttaaatattgcatttgtaaaattattttgttcttcATAAGACCCAATTTAATTAGTTATCTTCACAGCTTTTTACTTCTAAATATAATCGTTATTATCGGTGGAAAATTACAATGTTGATGAATTGTCTGATAAATATCCTACGATGTGACAGAACCGTGTTCatataacaaaaatcaaatccaTTTTTCACATTGTTTCGtcttttcactttattttaattttgacattgaaCTTATTTGTTTTCGCTGAGAATTATCTTGCAtctaattgaatattaaaaattacacttGAGGCACCTTTCTAATCTCTATATAGGTATATCCATCTGTCAAAACGAGTTCTTGAATACAACAAAAGCAAGcaagcaagcaaaaaattctacATTTACTGGAATTTTTAAGCATGCGCCCGTCGTtggaaatgtcaaaaattgttgttgttattggtAAATGCGTGCGATGGTGCACACGAGAGAAGCAGATGTTTCTGTATGAAACAGTTACTATTTTTATGACGACTCTGTTGTAGGTATTTCACTTTCTCAATAACTTGCTCTCAGCAATAGATGTGCAATTTGCGTAGATATATGAACGTACGTGTGTCGGCAATATTGTTgtttataataaaacattaacaaATGATGGATGTAAATATCTacgttaagaaattaaaatttttagcgtTCTTTTTAACAAGAGTTTAGGTTGGTTCAAATGAAACCGCAGaagaagtttcaaaattttgtaaactaaaaaaggttttgaagaaaaatttttaatcaacatttttttaagttaacttattttaatttatgttatttctttttttttaatcaacaacAGTCATTTTAACGgtaaaaaacattgaaatttgctaatttgaacatttcaagtcaagttcacacattaattgtttaaaaattttgaaaataattttaagttttatgaaaaaattttttaaagcagatCTATGTTGAACTGTCAATTCTTAAGTACaattttggttttcaaaaattaaaaataaaaaacaacctAAGTTTTTgctatcaattaaaattgtaagaattcaaaatttttaaaggtctTAATtcgaatttagaaaaatactcttaatttaatataaatatatattcatatattttattgtctcTTCCAAAggctttttcaaaatatttcaatatttttagctcattgttgttaaacaattattaaaattatgtcatgcatattcttttaataaatatttttttcgtccctgttcatttcatgtaaaatacCTGTCGCCTTCGCACATTTTGTGTTATCAATTTCACTCGCCTCAAGTGAGGGTAAAGTCACAATGGATTTCATCTGCAATCAAATCACGAGCCTCGACAAGAAATTGTAAATATCAAGAATTTCGCAGATTAAGTAGTTGATTTGCATGTTAAATATTCAATGTTCATTAATTTGATTCGACAGAGCAGTAGGCAGATAAGTTGTTATCGTAATGTTGTAGAGAATTCATCAAATCTTTATAAGAATCTCAAGTAAGCGAgccttctattttttttcaaataaaatcaagctttgaaattataatttgttaaTAGGTACAGACGACAACCAAGAGTAAGAACGTTGATTGTTTCAAACAGTATTCGTAAAATGTCTCACTCAATAAAGAGCCGTCATACAAACCGTCTTGCTGCTGCGAAAAGTCCATACTTGCTACAACATCAGCATAATCCGGTAGATTGGTATGAATGGTCTGATGAGGCTATTCAGAAAGCTCAAAACGAGAACAAGATGATTTTCTTATCAGTTGGCTATTCGACGTGTCATTGGTGTCACGTTATGGAACACGAATCTTTTATGGATGaggaaattgcaaaaattatgaatgacAATTTCGTAAACATAAAAGTTGATCGAGAAGAACGTCCTGATATTGATAAAATGTACATGACTTTTCTTTTGTTGATTAATGGAAGCGGAGGTTGGCCCATGAGCGTCTTTTTAACACCAAATCTCACGCCAATTACTGCAGGCACGTATTTTCCTCCGAAAAGCCGTTGGGGAATGCCGGGATTCGCGACAGTTTTAACGACAATTTCCGAACGATGGAAAAACGATCAGGAGCAATTGATGGCAACGGGAAGTGCTGTTATCGAAGCTATTCGAAAAAGCGTTGTTGAACGGAAAACACTCGAAGATGATGACGAAACGCAACACATTTATGCAACtgttgaatcaaaatttaaccaaGCAGTGAACATTTACCTGCGCAATTACGACAAAATTTGGGGCGGAAGTGCAGGAGCTCCAAAGTTTCCCGAAATGgctaaacttaattttatgttgCATGCTTTTGTACAGGGACAACGAAACACGGAGATTCTTGATGTAGCGTTGAAACAATTAGATAAGATGGCAAATGGAGGCATTCACGATCATGTATTTGGAGGATTTGCACGATATTCAGTCGACGAAAAATGGCATATACCGCATTTTGAGAAAATGCTATATGATCAAGCACAAATCATGTCTGCCTACGTGAATGCAtacaaaatcacgaaaaaacaaaaatatttaagaatcgctgacaaaatttatcaatacgTGTGCTCCGACTTACGGAATGGAAAAGGAGCTTTTTACAGCGGCGAAGATGCAGATTCTCTACCATCTGTTGATGCAGagtcaaaaattgaaggagCTTTTTATGCATGGACTTTTGATgagatcaaaaatgttttgcaagatgatttcgaaaaatttaaggaaataaCAGATTTAGATGTGCACCAAATCTACATTCATCATTACGATATCAAACCAGATGGAAATGTAGCTGCAAGTAGTGACCCGCATGGGCATCTAACGGGAAAGAATATCCCATTTGTAAATGGATCTGTGAGAGAAACAGCAACTAAATTTGGCACAACAACACAAGTGATTGAAAAAGTACTAACATTAGCGAATGAATCGTTGAATAAAGTCAGAAGTGAACGATGTCGACCACATTTAGatacgaaaattatttgtgcATGGAACGGCTTAATGTTATCTGGTTTGTCGAAATTAGCAACCGTTAATGATGCGCCAAATAAGGATAATTATTTGACGACAGCAAAAGAGTTGTATGAGTTTGTGAGGGAAAATTTGTATGATAAAGAAACGGGAAAACTTTTTAGATCGTGTTATGGCGACGTTCATGACTCTGAAACAACTTCTCAatcgtaatttaattatttttcattataagtATAGCTTCTCATTGtggcattttattatttttttttacagagaaATACcaatttttgggtttttagATGACTATGCCTTCCTTATTAGAGGTCTTATTGACTATTATGTTGCTTCGTTAGATGTTAATGTGCTCCATTTTGCCGTTCAGCTGCAAAATAAGCAAAACGAGTTGTTTTGGGATACTGAAAACGGTGGATATTTTTACACTGAAGCTAATGCTCCTAATGTGATTGTTCGTCTCAAAGAAGGTTCGTTTTATTCAATTACAAACTAATACTGTTtactaattattttcatttttttcaatcagatCACGATGGAGCTGAACCTTGCGGAAATAGTGTTGCTGCTCACAATTTGGCAATGCTTCGTTTGTACTTCGAGAACAGAGagtacaaattaattttggagaaactttttctcttctttgctTCTGTCAAACCATTTGGCTATATTTTGCCTGAAATGATGTCTGCTCTTTTAATCAAAGATGCTGGATTAGCAATGTTGGTTGTAATTGGCGAAGAATCTGAAGATACAAAAGCTCTATTTGATGTTGGGAGAGATTTCTTTGTACCTGGTATGATTGTTCTGCATTTGGATCCAAAACATCCTGAAAAGGCAGTGAGAAAAGctattttgcaatttaaagGAGTAGGAGACAAAGCAACTGCTTATGTATGTGAAAAGCAAATGTGCAATTTACCAAACACAGATCCCGAAAAGTTTAGGAaagaattcgaaaaatatctATTACCACAGGAAGGCtgaaattaactaattttgtaaTGTACGTTGAACTTATTAAAAGGTTATATAAAATgccgataaaaaaataaaaaaaaataaaaactaaattcatAGGCTTGTTAAATATTAAGACAAATGGATATCGAATGGATCATGGAGATACGAAGGAAATTATGGAAATAGacccaaaaaacggtcaattttgatgaaattaaatactcttaaaaatatattctttcaatgaatttatcaatgatttttaataactaataggtagattttttttttaataatgagaCTTAAATTGAGAAAGCCCTTTGGTAAGTTGTAATGAATGTTAGTTAGCTCCAAATAAGGGAGTTTATGCAGACACATGTTGATATGAATAGTAAATGTTAATGTATTATGATGGAAAAAACAGATTGATCACAAACACACAATGTTGCGTAAAAATACTCATGCCTTAATATATTCACAACACAACGATATACTTGCACTTTTAATCtcaattttgctatttttatgtCGTAAAGGTAAACAATTGTCCAGTTAGTGCCGACATACAAGTGATGTTAAAACTTCCAAACAACCACATAGTTTGCATGTTAATGAATAGTTATCATGAATCATAGAAACGCACGGTACACAATATAGAGGCGTGTGAAAATTACAATTGAATGAATGGAAAACAATCATACTTTTGTCGTTGTcatacaacagaaaaaaacatcaacacaTGTTCTGTGATTACAACTCGAACTCGCCCGTAAGTTTCGGAGATAATATTGTGTAGAATTTTTCAGGTAAGTCAGTCGTGAACGCAAAGTGAAACATTTAACATCGTCTGCTGATTTGCTTACCGCGCAAAGACGCAACAATTAAGTAACAATGTGTGAACTCTTGATCGCAATCATGCTGTtaatacttaattttaattgtgtaCATTCAAATCCGCAATTAGACTTGCCTCCGATAACGCCGCCTTCTGCTCCGCGTAACATTCGACCAACCTTGCAATTTAATAGTTTTCCAGATCGCGATAGAAGTGCAAGATTCGGACCGCCATATGACGATGAACAAGATTTTACGACAAATAGAAGTAGAATTGGGGTTGGAAGTGGTCGAGAAAATTATGCGGGGTCCTATTATAATGACGATCGTGTTGATTGTAACCCAAATTGCAATCGCAATCGATACGACGGAAACTATCGAAATGGCGAACGTTATGATGAAGAATATTATCGAGAGCGTGAACGCGATTCGTatcaaaaacaagaaatagattatcaaaataatagaGACTATAACAGACCTCGAGATGAATATGACAGAAACCGTTTTACTGACGATCGAAATACTCAACAACATCGTTACAATAACGATcgtgattattattacaatcgAACACGATATGTCGATGATACGCCCTATAGCTATAATGATCGTTTCAATCCGCCAAATTACTATGATGATCCACGAAATGATCCCCGTTATCAACAAGAACGTGAGCGACTTAGGAATGTTTTGGCTGAAATCGATAAAAAGAGCTCACAGGAGTGCAATTTGAATGTAGCAGCACAATGGGACTTTGAAACAAACGTAAACGAGGCGACGCATGCACAAGCTGTAAGTACAAACCTGAATTTCTAATTAAGTATTTCCTGTGTCAGTCCTgcgttttaattttctcattcaATGAAACCTCTTAAAAGTGAACCATTGTACGATAATTTACGTAATTATGAATTCACAAAGTTAAAAAAGCAGAAAGACATACAGAATCTTATTAGTAAAACACCATTCTGTCCTATTTATCTCTTTGTACTAATCCGTAATAACATTGTAAAGGTCAAATTTAATCGGAATACGTGAGAAGTGCAGAAAAAGTAAACCTTTAAGGTCGACAAAAGcgcttttacattaaatttgtttgtaaaCGTAAACACATTTATTAACAAATGTAcctattaaaaatagtttcttaatgaatttcaaaaacataattcccatttaaaatattcgagTGGATAGAAATGCTCAAAATGATCGATTATATCGAGTAATTTTCCaaagtaaataattcaattaaaaaattaggtaaaattgatttaaattgtttttaaagcaaaaaaatcatttttagaagagaatttctataaaaatattgagtttaAATTGGAACAGCCTATACAGACAGACATAAAGTACATCATATTGAAAGAACaacagtaaattttaatatagaaaacagaaaaaagtgtCTTTTTGCATGTACCATGCGATGAGAATTTATCACATACTTGTTGTCACATATGcataaaacacacaaatattACGCTACATCTATTACTATATTATTGCCGTAACTTAAATTCaggttgttttaatttttaccatttgATATACGATTTGAGTACGTACAAAAAAAACCACAGATAATAAAGGCTCATTGTTCAAGACGAAAATAAGAGAATTTAATTGAAGGTTACAgatgtttaatgtttttgtatgTCTGTTTgcgtgtttttttatttatttatttttttttttgaatgcgttaagttaaaaaatgattcttttaatattttatctattttttcacGTTAATGACATAATCTGGTTTTTACGATAATTACAGCTTGCTGCCCAACAACGTTATGCTGATTTTCAACGATTGTTATGGGAGACAATGAAGCAATTCGATCAAAGTCGCATTTacgacaattttctttttcgtcAAGTGCGTTTAATGTCAGTGATTGGTACAAATGCTCTTCCGCCGGATCAACTTGATAGATACAATAGAATCGTTAACGACATGTTGGCAATTTATAACTCGGCTGATATTTGCGCCTTCGAGCAACCGTTTAAGTGTGGGTTGAAACTTCAACCCCATTTGAAGACAATCATGGCGAAAAGTCGAGATTGGGATGAACTGCAATTTACATGGATCGAGTTTCGAAGAAAAACAGGAAGAGATATGAGAGAGTTGTTTGAACAAATGGTAGATTTAACGAATGAAGCTGCCAATGCAAATagtatgtttatttttggttttttgtttctttatttCCTTGTACCTTTTTCTTTATAGATTTTACAAATGCAGCTGATTATTGGATGTCTGCATATGATTCGCCTACATTTCGTTCTGACATGGAACAAGTTTGGACAGAAATTGAGCCATTATATGAATTGATTCATTCTTACGTTCGTCGCAAATTGCGCGAATTTTACGGTCCTGATAAAATCAATCGTGCAGCTCCAATTCCCGATCATATTCTTGGCAACATGTATGGGCAATCATGGGCAAATATTCTCGATTTAACGCTTCCTTATCCGGGCAGACGATTTCTCGAAGTGACTCCGGAGATGCAAGCTCAAGGTTATAATCCTTTAGTGATGTTTCAATTAGCAGACGAGTTTTTTAAATCACTGAATATGAGTGCATTGCCTCCCGAATTTTGGACAAATTCAGTGCTTGAGCAACCGCCAAATCGTCCTGTATTATGCCAACCATCTGCATGGGATTTTTGCAATGGACAAGATTATAGAATCAAAATGTGTACACAAGTAAATCACAAAGATTTGATACAAGCACATCACGAAGTTGCgcatttacattattttatgaattataagTTAAGACCTAAAGTTTTTCGAGATGGACCAAACCCAAGTGAGTATCATAAAACGGAGATGTTTTCTTAATTATCATGTTTGATTTGCAAATATCtgaaatgtttgatttttggaaattttaatcaattcaaaaaaaaaaaattaaaaatttaaatcaattatcaTGTGAATAAAGAAAGTATTCATCCGtcttaattttctgaattgaAGCACAAAAGGATGTGTAACACGttcttttttatactttttagatacttgaaatattttaaagatctATAAAGTCGAAAATATCcaatttgttcatttattaaaattttttaatgttttctcaGGTTTCCATGAAGCGATTGGAGATGCAATTGGTCTATCGATTGCAAGTCCTCGGCATTTGCAATCACTTGGATTAGTACAGAAATCTGTGGATGATACCGCTCATGATATCAATTTTCTATTTGCTCTTGCGATGgataaagtaattaatttgataatttttttaatgatcttcttagataaaaattgacaatttttctaacaggtagtttttttgccttttgcaCTCGCTTT
It encodes:
- the LOC134831473 gene encoding spermatogenesis-associated protein 20; the protein is MFINLIRQSSRQISCYRNVVENSSNLYKNLKYRRQPRVRTLIVSNSIRKMSHSIKSRHTNRLAAAKSPYLLQHQHNPVDWYEWSDEAIQKAQNENKMIFLSVGYSTCHWCHVMEHESFMDEEIAKIMNDNFVNIKVDREERPDIDKMYMTFLLLINGSGGWPMSVFLTPNLTPITAGTYFPPKSRWGMPGFATVLTTISERWKNDQEQLMATGSAVIEAIRKSVVERKTLEDDDETQHIYATVESKFNQAVNIYLRNYDKIWGGSAGAPKFPEMAKLNFMLHAFVQGQRNTEILDVALKQLDKMANGGIHDHVFGGFARYSVDEKWHIPHFEKMLYDQAQIMSAYVNAYKITKKQKYLRIADKIYQYVCSDLRNGKGAFYSGEDADSLPSVDAESKIEGAFYAWTFDEIKNVLQDDFEKFKEITDLDVHQIYIHHYDIKPDGNVAASSDPHGHLTGKNIPFVNGSVRETATKFGTTTQVIEKVLTLANESLNKVRSERCRPHLDTKIICAWNGLMLSGLSKLATVNDAPNKDNYLTTAKELYEFVRENLYDKETGKLFRSCYGDVHDSETTSQSEIPIFGFLDDYAFLIRGLIDYYVASLDVNVLHFAVQLQNKQNELFWDTENGGYFYTEANAPNVIVRLKEDHDGAEPCGNSVAAHNLAMLRLYFENREYKLILEKLFLFFASVKPFGYILPEMMSALLIKDAGLAMLVVIGEESEDTKALFDVGRDFFVPGMIVLHLDPKHPEKAVRKAILQFKGVGDKATAYVCEKQMCNLPNTDPEKFRKEFEKYLLPQEG